The nucleotide sequence ATATCTACTACCCGCACAAAATCCGCACACGCAGCCGATAATTTTCAAAATTTCTAAACCCGTATGCCCGCCTCTGGATGAGCTTCATTTTGCGATGAAATCCTTCGGTTGTTCCGTTGTTTTTGCTGTAGCGAAACATTCGGGCCACTTCCTCTTTCCAGCTGTTCAGAGTTCTGCCAAGCGTTCGAAGCGGAGTAAAAGGACTCTGCTGAAGTTGATTGATTTTATCAAGCAATTCGAAAATATATTT is from Maridesulfovibrio bastinii DSM 16055 and encodes:
- a CDS encoding transposase codes for the protein KYIFELLDKINQLQQSPFTPLRTLGRTLNSWKEEVARMFRYSKNNGTTEGFHRKMKLIQRRAYGFRNFENYRLRVRILCG